In a genomic window of Paracoccaceae bacterium:
- a CDS encoding FAD-dependent oxidoreductase: MVAAEFPTQARVVIVGGGVMGVGLAYHLGHEGWGEDTVLLEKAELTSGSTWHAAGQITHSTSSFGLGKCVDYNIGLYSGGLEAETGQPVTWHGCGSFRLAYTEDEMDWLRHTLSVGRALGFNIELVRPDKVAALHPFYNLEGVLGALHTPDDGHVDPTNVTMAMAAGARQKGVRIIRQCRATNITQSPSGDWIVETDKGSITCEHVVNAGGTYARQMGVWSGLQLPMTSMTHHYFVTEPVPEFETLETELPVIRDDKKVSGYIRMEQKRGLIGIYEKENPNSVWHDHCPWDYENWLFDADYDRVMPYLEESLNRMPIFAELGIQREVHGAISHPPDGNPLIGPAAGVRNYWCCCGTQIGIGWGPGLTRELARWMVHGAADISMREYDPRRFGSYATKEWQVVKAEEDYCLRHEIPFPHFNRFAGRPVKPSPLHDLLSAKGAVHEEVFGFERPRWFARNGVAQHDHYSFNRTPVDDIVAAEVETVRKAVGIMDVTAFTKVLVQGPDAHAVLDRLTANRMPQKDGSITLTHMLNRAGRIELETTIVRMAADKYYLVCAAFFEHRLLDHLNQHCDGAGVTVTSLSADWSALSLNGPQARDVLAACTDADLSNAGFRWLSAQKITVAGHSIWAFRMSYAGELGWEFHMPNAACLDVYSALWAAGEAFGIADYGSFAMNVMRMEKGFKGAGELTNEVTLAEADVLRFARRDKDYLGRDMTFNTELPWVCAYLEIDPDGKADGHGGEAVMLNGTVVGSTASVAYGPTVDKVLAFAYVKPEAANPGTALQVVIHGAPRQARVLGEPAYDPQSLKPRSDAP, encoded by the coding sequence ATCGTGGCGGCAGAATTTCCAACCCAGGCCCGTGTCGTCATCGTGGGCGGCGGGGTCATGGGCGTGGGGCTTGCATATCACCTTGGCCATGAGGGCTGGGGCGAGGACACGGTTTTGCTGGAAAAGGCGGAGCTGACATCGGGCAGCACCTGGCATGCGGCGGGGCAGATCACCCATTCCACATCGAGCTTTGGCCTCGGGAAATGCGTGGATTACAACATCGGGCTCTATTCGGGCGGGTTGGAAGCCGAGACGGGCCAGCCCGTGACGTGGCATGGGTGCGGCTCCTTTCGCCTGGCCTATACCGAGGACGAGATGGATTGGCTGCGCCATACGCTGTCCGTCGGGCGCGCGCTTGGGTTCAACATTGAACTGGTCCGCCCGGACAAGGTTGCCGCGCTGCATCCGTTCTACAATCTTGAGGGCGTTCTGGGCGCGCTCCATACGCCGGATGACGGCCATGTCGATCCGACAAATGTGACCATGGCGATGGCCGCCGGCGCGCGCCAGAAGGGCGTCAGGATCATCCGCCAATGCCGCGCGACCAACATCACGCAAAGCCCGTCCGGGGACTGGATTGTCGAGACGGACAAGGGCAGTATAACCTGTGAACACGTGGTCAACGCAGGCGGTACTTATGCGCGCCAGATGGGTGTGTGGTCGGGCCTGCAATTGCCGATGACCTCGATGACGCACCATTATTTCGTAACCGAACCGGTGCCGGAATTCGAAACGCTGGAGACCGAACTGCCGGTGATCCGCGACGACAAAAAGGTGTCCGGCTACATCCGTATGGAGCAAAAACGCGGGTTGATCGGGATTTACGAGAAGGAAAACCCCAACTCCGTTTGGCATGACCATTGCCCCTGGGATTACGAAAACTGGCTGTTTGACGCGGATTATGACCGTGTGATGCCCTATCTTGAGGAAAGCCTGAACCGCATGCCGATTTTTGCCGAGCTTGGCATTCAACGCGAAGTCCACGGGGCAATCAGCCACCCCCCTGACGGCAATCCGCTGATTGGTCCGGCCGCGGGCGTGCGCAATTACTGGTGTTGTTGCGGCACGCAGATCGGCATTGGCTGGGGCCCGGGGCTGACCCGCGAGTTGGCGCGCTGGATGGTGCATGGGGCGGCCGATATCTCGATGCGCGAGTATGATCCGCGCCGGTTTGGCAGCTATGCCACGAAGGAATGGCAAGTGGTGAAGGCGGAGGAAGATTATTGCCTGCGACACGAAATTCCGTTCCCGCATTTCAACCGTTTTGCGGGGCGACCTGTCAAACCCTCTCCGTTGCACGATCTGCTGAGCGCAAAAGGGGCCGTGCATGAGGAAGTCTTCGGATTTGAACGCCCGCGCTGGTTTGCAAGGAATGGCGTGGCGCAACATGATCACTATTCCTTCAACCGCACACCGGTGGATGACATTGTGGCGGCGGAGGTGGAAACCGTACGCAAGGCCGTTGGTATCATGGATGTGACGGCCTTCACCAAGGTTCTTGTCCAGGGGCCGGACGCCCATGCCGTGCTGGATCGCCTGACCGCCAACCGGATGCCGCAAAAAGACGGCTCGATCACTCTGACCCATATGCTGAACCGCGCCGGCCGGATCGAGTTGGAAACCACGATTGTGCGCATGGCGGCGGACAAATATTATCTGGTGTGCGCCGCGTTCTTTGAGCACCGTTTGCTGGACCATCTGAACCAGCATTGCGATGGTGCAGGGGTGACCGTTACATCCCTCTCTGCCGACTGGTCCGCCTTGTCCCTGAACGGACCGCAGGCGCGGGACGTTTTGGCCGCTTGTACGGATGCGGATTTGTCCAATGCGGGTTTTCGCTGGTTATCCGCGCAGAAAATCACGGTCGCGGGCCATTCAATATGGGCGTTTCGCATGTCCTATGCGGGTGAGTTGGGGTGGGAATTTCACATGCCGAACGCGGCTTGCCTTGATGTCTATTCCGCTCTTTGGGCGGCGGGGGAGGCCTTTGGCATCGCAGATTACGGATCCTTTGCCATGAACGTCATGCGCATGGAAAAAGGCTTCAAGGGTGCGGGAGAGTTGACCAACGAGGTGACGCTGGCCGAGGCCGATGTGCTGCGTTTTGCGCGCAGGGACAAGGACTATCTGGGGCGCGATATGACATTCAACACGGAGCTGCCGTGGGTCTGCGCGTATCTTGAGATTGACCCGGATGGCAAGGCGGATGGCCATGGCGGTGAAGCGGTGATGCTGAACGGAACTGTGGTCGGGTCAACCGCATCGGTTGCCTATGGCCCGACCGTCGACAAGGTTCTGGCCTTTGCCTACGTCAAACCGGAGGCCGCAAACCCGGGAACCGCCTTGCAGGTGGTCATCCATGGCGCGCCGCGCCAAGCGCGCGTTCTGGGAGAGCCCGCCTATGACCCTCAAAGCCTCAAACCAAGATCGGATGCGCCATGA
- a CDS encoding MurR/RpiR family transcriptional regulator, with product MNGTNVSKTILERLAGELSDLTPEARKAATYVLENPRDVGVSTVREIAQSANVKPNTVVRMARQVGFEGYEDFRAPFRDAIRRGAADFPDRARWLQDIRKTGELGGLYADVVRDALANIEETFADISTQDLKTAAEAIWNARRVFTLGVGVNNSVARNFTYLASTGMTEFHAIPRPGSTPVDDLAWADGNDILIAVTCKPYRSEVVEAVKIAREQGMKIVGLSDSPASPIIRDADHGFVVCVDTPQFFPSSVSIIALLETLLSFVIAVASDEIVERVETFHKRRHQLGLYHEETK from the coding sequence ATGAATGGGACAAATGTATCAAAAACGATTCTCGAGCGTCTGGCAGGCGAGCTTTCAGATCTGACGCCAGAAGCCCGCAAGGCCGCCACCTATGTGCTGGAAAACCCGCGCGATGTGGGGGTGTCGACCGTGCGCGAAATCGCGCAATCCGCCAACGTGAAGCCCAACACAGTTGTGCGCATGGCGCGGCAGGTGGGCTTTGAAGGGTATGAAGACTTCCGCGCGCCATTTCGCGATGCCATCCGGCGCGGGGCGGCTGATTTCCCCGACCGCGCCCGCTGGTTGCAGGACATCCGCAAAACCGGCGAGTTGGGCGGGCTCTATGCTGATGTGGTCCGCGATGCGCTGGCCAATATCGAAGAAACATTCGCTGATATCTCGACGCAGGATCTGAAAACCGCCGCCGAGGCAATCTGGAACGCGCGCCGCGTCTTTACGCTTGGGGTGGGCGTCAACAATTCGGTTGCGCGCAACTTTACCTACCTTGCTTCGACCGGCATGACCGAATTTCATGCCATCCCGCGGCCCGGCTCAACGCCGGTGGATGATCTGGCCTGGGCAGATGGCAACGACATCCTGATCGCCGTGACCTGCAAACCCTATCGCTCTGAGGTTGTCGAAGCCGTCAAGATCGCCCGGGAGCAGGGCATGAAAATCGTGGGTCTGTCCGACAGCCCGGCCAGCCCGATCATCCGGGACGCCGATCATGGCTTTGTCGTCTGCGTTGACACTCCGCAGTTTTTCCCATCCTCGGTCAGCATCATCGCGCTTCTGGAAACGCTGCTGTCCTTCGTGATCGCAGTCGCCAGCGATGAAATCGTTGAACGGGTCGAAACATTTCACAAACGCCGCCATCAGCTTGGCCTCTATCATGAGGAGACAAAATGA
- a CDS encoding aromatic ring-hydroxylating dioxygenase subunit alpha, giving the protein MTAPIRSLAARYYTDPEVFRIENAGLLAQTWQFGCHASDLARIGDYATFEIAGESLFAIRGRDEKIRVFYNVCQHRAHQLVSGRGSTRVVVCPYHAWTYELTGELRAGPNINAVEGFDKSGICLTEVRAEELIGFVFVNLDPDAAPMEEWFPQARAELEEWVPNWADLRPLEWVDIPETCNWKVSVENYSECYHCALNHPTFANGVVRPQTYDIQPQGKCLRHTTECQSLEDMTYDVHSGFAHQYEYSSWFLWPMFSFQVYPGNVLNTYHWRAIDATHVVVWRGWYSVGGVEDPKVRALAVQDRETTVEEDIHLVESVQRGLGSRGYRPGPLVVDPRGGVNSEHPVMHLQAWMREAIDG; this is encoded by the coding sequence ATGACCGCCCCGATCCGATCCTTGGCGGCGCGGTACTACACCGACCCCGAAGTGTTTCGCATCGAAAACGCAGGTCTTCTGGCGCAGACATGGCAATTCGGATGTCATGCTTCCGACCTTGCGCGTATCGGCGATTATGCCACTTTCGAGATTGCCGGTGAAAGCCTGTTTGCGATCCGGGGCCGGGATGAAAAAATCCGCGTGTTCTACAACGTTTGTCAGCATCGTGCGCATCAACTGGTTTCGGGCCGGGGATCAACCCGTGTTGTTGTGTGCCCCTATCATGCGTGGACGTATGAGCTGACCGGCGAACTGCGTGCGGGACCCAATATCAATGCTGTCGAAGGCTTTGATAAATCAGGCATTTGCCTCACGGAGGTGCGCGCCGAAGAGCTTATCGGATTTGTGTTTGTGAACCTTGATCCGGATGCGGCGCCGATGGAGGAGTGGTTTCCACAAGCGCGCGCCGAATTGGAAGAATGGGTGCCGAACTGGGCTGATCTGAGGCCGCTGGAGTGGGTGGACATTCCCGAGACCTGCAACTGGAAGGTCTCGGTCGAGAACTATTCGGAGTGTTACCACTGCGCGCTCAACCACCCGACCTTCGCCAATGGGGTCGTCAGGCCGCAGACCTATGACATCCAGCCGCAGGGCAAATGCCTGCGTCACACAACCGAATGCCAAAGCCTTGAGGACATGACCTATGATGTGCACTCGGGCTTCGCCCATCAATATGAGTATTCAAGCTGGTTTCTATGGCCGATGTTTTCGTTTCAGGTCTATCCGGGCAATGTGCTGAACACCTATCACTGGCGCGCGATTGATGCCACTCATGTGGTGGTATGGCGGGGCTGGTATTCGGTGGGCGGTGTTGAGGACCCAAAGGTCCGCGCTCTGGCCGTGCAGGACCGTGAAACCACCGTTGAAGAGGATATTCATCTGGTGGAATCCGTACAGCGCGGGCTTGGCTCGCGCGGGTATCGACCCGGTCCTCTGGTTGTTGATCCCCGGGGCGGGGTGAATTCGGAACATCCGGTGATGCATTTGCAAGCCTGGATGCGCGAGGCGATCGATGGATAA
- a CDS encoding GFA family protein, translating into MDKSRAGGCACGNLRYTVSGPPNWTALCHCDDCRRACSAPIVAWMGYSLNRVDWDGVRATRASSAFATRGFCPECGTQMSFESSRWPGEVHLYPVTLDDPSDYVPDLHCYVSERLTWLHVVDDLPKHAGSADAP; encoded by the coding sequence ATGGATAAGTCACGCGCCGGGGGCTGCGCCTGTGGCAATCTGCGCTACACCGTGAGCGGACCGCCGAATTGGACGGCCCTGTGCCACTGTGACGATTGCCGGCGCGCCTGTTCTGCGCCCATCGTTGCGTGGATGGGATACTCTCTGAACCGGGTTGACTGGGACGGCGTGCGGGCGACGCGCGCGTCCTCGGCATTCGCAACGCGCGGGTTTTGCCCGGAGTGTGGCACGCAGATGAGCTTTGAAAGCAGCCGTTGGCCCGGCGAGGTTCATCTCTACCCTGTGACCCTGGATGATCCGTCAGACTATGTGCCCGACCTTCACTGCTATGTCTCAGAGCGCCTCACCTGGCTGCATGTTGTGGATGATTTGCCAAAACACGCAGGGTCCGCAGATGCACCCTGA
- a CDS encoding aldehyde dehydrogenase family protein yields MKNHWQNYINGAWVDGGAGRIDVMNPGTGEKLADQALADSADVDRAVQAARAVHLSGALSDLRPVERGRKVQAMGRYLLNHIEEIAPVLTLEQGKPLWESRIEIEGAARYFEYYGNQAETVEGRSIPLGRGYFDFTTCEPFGVSAQIIPWNYPVEMTARSLSVALATGNACVIKTPELTPLSTAWFAHAAEAAGLPKGAVNILCGLGQEAGAALSAHPQVNQIVFTGSVPTGVAIASAAARNVVPCVLELGGKSAAIVHADADLEAFEKDVRWGIYFNAGQVCSAMSRVIAHDSIHDELVARMVGVAQSLTVRPGIEQPEFGPGMGAMVSEAQRDRAVAMIAQAQAEGATVATGGHKLNRPGAFLEPTILTDVTPEMTIAQEEVFGPVLSVLRFSHDADALKIANGTPYGLVSGVFTRSLDRATTAARDLRAGQVFVNEWYAGGVETPFGGYGKSGYGREKGREALWNYVQTKNVAIKLA; encoded by the coding sequence ATGAAAAACCACTGGCAAAACTACATCAACGGCGCATGGGTCGATGGCGGCGCAGGGCGGATTGACGTCATGAACCCCGGCACCGGTGAAAAACTGGCCGATCAAGCGCTCGCAGACAGCGCCGATGTGGACCGCGCGGTGCAGGCCGCGCGCGCGGTGCATCTGTCGGGTGCGCTCTCTGATCTGCGTCCGGTTGAGCGTGGCCGCAAGGTCCAGGCCATGGGCCGCTACCTGCTGAATCACATCGAAGAGATCGCCCCGGTCCTGACACTGGAACAGGGCAAACCGCTCTGGGAATCGCGCATCGAAATTGAAGGTGCCGCGCGTTATTTTGAGTATTACGGCAATCAGGCCGAGACCGTGGAAGGCCGCTCGATCCCGCTTGGCAGGGGCTATTTCGACTTTACCACCTGTGAACCCTTTGGCGTCAGCGCGCAGATCATCCCGTGGAACTACCCGGTGGAAATGACTGCACGCTCGCTTTCTGTGGCACTTGCCACCGGCAACGCCTGTGTGATCAAGACGCCGGAATTGACACCACTAAGCACGGCTTGGTTTGCCCATGCCGCAGAAGCCGCCGGATTGCCCAAGGGGGCCGTGAACATTCTGTGCGGTCTGGGTCAAGAGGCCGGGGCCGCCCTGTCTGCGCATCCGCAGGTCAACCAGATCGTCTTTACCGGCTCGGTGCCAACCGGTGTCGCCATCGCTTCGGCCGCTGCCAGAAACGTGGTGCCTTGCGTTCTGGAACTGGGCGGCAAATCCGCCGCAATCGTTCACGCGGACGCAGACCTTGAAGCGTTTGAGAAAGACGTGCGATGGGGCATCTACTTCAACGCCGGCCAGGTTTGCTCCGCCATGAGCCGCGTCATCGCGCATGACAGCATCCATGACGAACTGGTCGCGCGCATGGTGGGTGTGGCGCAGTCGCTCACGGTCAGGCCCGGGATCGAACAACCCGAATTCGGACCCGGGATGGGCGCGATGGTGTCCGAGGCACAGCGTGACCGCGCCGTCGCCATGATCGCCCAGGCTCAAGCCGAGGGCGCCACTGTTGCCACCGGCGGGCACAAACTGAACCGGCCCGGCGCGTTTCTGGAGCCGACGATCCTGACCGATGTGACGCCCGAAATGACAATCGCACAGGAAGAGGTGTTCGGCCCGGTCTTGTCCGTCCTCAGGTTTTCCCATGATGCAGACGCGCTCAAAATCGCGAACGGCACGCCCTATGGTCTTGTCAGTGGCGTCTTCACCCGCAGTCTGGATCGCGCAACCACGGCGGCGCGCGACTTGCGCGCGGGGCAGGTTTTTGTAAACGAATGGTACGCGGGTGGCGTGGAAACCCCCTTTGGCGGATATGGAAAATCCGGCTATGGCCGCGAAAAGGGCCGCGAGGCCTTGTGGAATTACGTGCAGACGAAAAATGTCGCGATTAAGCTCGCCTGA
- a CDS encoding carboxymuconolactone decarboxylase family protein, with amino-acid sequence MSSFDEDLFLKGLAQRKATLGAEYVEKNLAAADDFTRPFQEAMTAWCWGFGWGDDVIDAKTRSMMNLSMIGALGKMNEWELHCRGAINNGVSHDEIRAIIHVIGIYCGVPQALECFRVARRVIEAE; translated from the coding sequence ATGAGCAGTTTCGACGAAGACCTCTTTCTCAAAGGCCTGGCACAACGCAAAGCGACCCTTGGCGCGGAATATGTGGAGAAAAACCTGGCCGCCGCTGATGATTTCACCCGGCCGTTTCAGGAAGCCATGACGGCCTGGTGCTGGGGCTTTGGCTGGGGCGACGATGTCATTGATGCCAAGACGCGCTCGATGATGAACCTGTCGATGATCGGGGCCTTGGGCAAGATGAACGAATGGGAACTGCATTGTCGCGGCGCGATCAACAACGGCGTCAGTCATGACGAGATCCGCGCCATCATCCACGTCATTGGCATCTATTGCGGTGTGCCGCAGGCACTGGAGTGCTTTCGTGTGGCGCGCAGGGTAATTGAAGCGGAATAA
- the rlmJ gene encoding 23S rRNA (adenine(2030)-N(6))-methyltransferase RlmJ, which translates to MLSYQHIYHAGNLADVHKHGLLAWILSYLTRKDKPLSYIETHAGRALYDLDDPSALKTGEAVRGIDRLSPRVPPDHAYAQALARTRASHGARSYPGSPLIAAQVLRPTDSIHLAELHPQEHAALDFAMSSHGAKCYRTDGFELAHSLCPPTPRRGIMLIDPSYEIKNDYRDIPRHVARITRAWNVGIICLWYPILTSRAHLEMVQTLRAQHPEALSHEVHFPPAQPGHGMVGSGLFVINPPYGLTEETDRFSKLFKNL; encoded by the coding sequence ATGCTGAGTTACCAACATATCTATCACGCCGGCAATCTCGCGGATGTGCACAAGCACGGGCTGCTGGCCTGGATCCTGTCTTATCTGACGCGTAAGGACAAACCGCTGAGCTATATTGAAACCCATGCGGGCCGCGCGCTTTATGATCTTGATGATCCCTCTGCGCTGAAAACCGGCGAGGCGGTGCGGGGCATCGACAGGCTGTCCCCGCGGGTTCCGCCCGATCACGCCTACGCGCAGGCGCTGGCGCGGACACGGGCGAGCCATGGTGCGCGCAGCTATCCGGGCTCGCCCCTGATTGCCGCACAAGTGTTGCGCCCCACAGACAGCATACACCTGGCAGAACTGCATCCGCAGGAACACGCAGCACTTGATTTTGCGATGTCGTCCCATGGTGCGAAATGCTACCGAACGGATGGGTTTGAACTGGCACATTCCCTGTGTCCGCCCACCCCTCGGCGGGGCATCATGCTGATTGATCCCAGCTATGAAATAAAGAACGACTACCGCGATATTCCGCGCCACGTCGCCAGAATTACGCGCGCCTGGAATGTCGGGATTATCTGCCTGTGGTATCCCATTCTCACCTCGCGCGCGCATCTTGAGATGGTGCAAACACTCCGGGCCCAGCACCCCGAAGCGCTGTCCCATGAAGTGCATTTCCCTCCGGCGCAGCCCGGTCACGGCATGGTTGGGTCGGGTCTTTTCGTGATCAATCCGCCCTATGGGCTCACAGAGGAAACCGACAGGTTTTCCAAGCTTTTCAAGAACCTGTAG
- a CDS encoding TerB family tellurite resistance protein — protein MFDRLFSRRPAKSTPLPQPNAQLALGALLVRIALADRTYMASEIGQIDRILAATFNLKPLEAAKLRATCEALERHAPGTPEFAKILRQEVAYDDRKALADAMWAVALADGHQDEDEEIQLLAIETALGLSDADIAAARQNALDRK, from the coding sequence ATGTTTGATAGACTTTTTTCGCGCAGACCGGCCAAATCAACCCCCTTGCCGCAGCCAAACGCACAGCTCGCCCTCGGCGCTCTACTGGTGCGTATTGCTTTGGCCGACCGCACCTATATGGCGTCTGAAATCGGGCAGATTGACCGCATTCTGGCAGCCACATTCAATCTGAAACCGTTGGAGGCGGCCAAGCTGCGCGCGACCTGCGAAGCGCTGGAACGCCATGCGCCCGGAACGCCCGAATTTGCGAAAATACTGCGCCAGGAAGTCGCCTATGATGATCGCAAAGCGCTCGCAGATGCCATGTGGGCCGTCGCCCTTGCAGATGGTCACCAAGACGAAGATGAGGAAATTCAATTACTTGCCATTGAGACGGCCCTTGGATTGTCAGACGCGGATATTGCAGCGGCGCGACAAAACGCACTGGATCGCAAATGA